The following are from one region of the Arachis duranensis cultivar V14167 chromosome 10, aradu.V14167.gnm2.J7QH, whole genome shotgun sequence genome:
- the LOC127742781 gene encoding ribonuclease III domain-containing protein RNC1, chloroplastic-like, with product MELTSSFILSRNYSFSSSLSPFQTNNPKVPLITTTTTTGSPHSLRIIAVANAVNDPPPQNPQPLPENSPQRLLKELAERRKITSPKKKSPPRRFILRPPLDDKKLAERFLNSPQLTLKSFPLLSSCLPSRRLNAADNTWIDDCLLEAKQALGYPLEPSSSLDDDNPAKQLDTLLYLAFQHQGFERSRARHVRCGHSRLFFLGQYVLELAFAEFFLQRYPREGPGPMRERVFGLIGKSMMPRWIKEASLHNLVFPFDNMDKLVRKEREPPVK from the coding sequence ATGGAACTCACTTCCTCTTTCATACTCTCCCGCAATTACTCTTTCTCATCCTCCCTCTCCCCATTCCAAACCAACAACCCCAAAGTACCCCTCAtcactaccaccaccaccaccggcAGTCCCCATTCCCTCCGCATTATCGCCGTTGCCAACGCCGTAAATGACCCGCCCCCACAGAATCCGCAACCTCTTCCTGAAAACAGCCCCCAGCGGCTCCTGAAGGAGCTCGCGGAGCGCAGGAAGATAACATCCCCAAAGAAAAAATCTCCGCCAAGAAGGTTCATCCTGCGTCCCCCACTAGACGACAAAAAACTCGCAGAGAGATTCCTCAACAGCCCCCAACTAACTCTCAAATCATTCCCCTTACTCAGCTCCTGCCTCCCTTCCAGGCGCCTCAACGCCGCCGACAACACGTGGATCGACGACTGCCTTCTAGAAGCCAAGCAAGCCTTGGGGTATCCTCTAGAACCTTCATCTTCATTGGATGACGATAACCCCGCGAAGCAGCTCGACACTCTGCTGTACCTTGCGTTTCAGCACCAGGGGTTCGAGAGGTCCCGTGCGAGGCACGTGAGGTGCGGGCACTCGAGGCTGTTCTTTCTTGGGCAGTACGTGCTGGAGCTTGCCTTTGCCGAGTTTTTTCTTCAGAGGTATCCGAGGGAGGGGCCGGGTCCGATGCGGGAGAGGGTGTTTGGCTTGATTGGGAAGTCCATGATGCCGCGGTGGATTAAGGAGGCGAGTTTGCACAATTTGGTGTTCCCTTTTGATAATATGGATAAGCTTGTTAGGAAGGAAAGAGAGCCACCCGTCAAGtaa